From the Leptospira congkakensis genome, the window CTACTTTTCTCAATTCAAAGGGTATTATTTCACAGGTGATGGTGCCAATAAAGACAAGGATGGATACTTTCGCATAACAGGAAGAGTCGATGATGTCTTAAACGTTTCGGGACACCGAATTGGCTCTGCAGAAGTGGAAAGTGCTCTTGTAGAACATAAGTCGGTTGCCGAAGCCGCAGTTGTCGGATTTCCACATGATATCAAAGGCCAAGGGATTTATGCCTATGTAACTGTGAAACACGGTGTGATTACCAATGATGCTTTGAAAAAAGAACTGATTTCTATGGTAGAAAAAGTGATCGGTAAAATTGCAAGACCAGAAGTCATCCACTGGGCTCCGGGACTTCCGAAAACCAGATCAGGGAAAATCATGCGCAGGATTTTAAGAAAAATTGCCAATAACGAATTTGATACTTTAGGAGATATCAGCACACTTGCCGATCCATCCGTTGTACAGTCGTTAATTGACGATAAAAAGAAATTCCATAGTTAAGATTTTCTGTAAATTGAATGCTTCTTCCTTCGGTGAAAACGAATCAGGAAGAAGATGGTTTTAAAATCCCAACTTCTTCAATGAGTTGGGCCTTGTTTATTTTAAAGATCCTGTGGGAGAGCGGAAAAAACTCCCATCACCCGCAGGAATTCTGATTCTTCAAATTCTGTATCCCGATCTTTTAATTTCTGCCGGTATTCGTTTGCCTTTGCCACGTCTCGTTTGGAAAACCAATAGATACAAAATAGTAAATATTCCCTGTTTTTGCGGTAAGTGTATTGGTGGTTTTCGAGTTCGGTAGCAGTGAGTTTGTTTTGATTTTGAAAGTCTTTTACCAAAGAATCAATAGCAAGGGTATCTCTATCTTTTCCAAGATTCGCATAACTTTGACGGATGAGAAATAAAATTTCACCTGCATCCGAATCCGGATAAAATTTTAGTAAATTATAAAATCCCCTTCGAAATAAGGACAATGCTTCAAGGTATCTTTGTTTTTCCTGGAGATAAACTCCGAAGCGTGTGAAGTATCTAGTTTCATTTAAAAATACTGTGGCTGTCCATTGGTAGGCTTGTTCTAAAAGCTCGGAATTTCTACCCCTTCTTGCGAGGATTAAGGTTTCATACATCCCTTCTTCGCGTGGAAAATAAACCAAGTATCGTAAACTCAAATCATCAGCTTCTTTCCATTTTTTACTTTTGATATTTTTCTGCAGGCTTGATTGTAGAGCCTCTTTTTCAGAAACAAAAGTTTTGTCTGATTCTAATATTTGGATATAAGATTCGTAATCGGATTCCAATCCAAGTTGTCTGGATAAAATTGCGGCAATATACAATCTGTACTTTGCATTTGGTTTTTGTTCTAAATACAATTTAGTATAGAACAAAGCTTCTTTTTGTTTT encodes:
- a CDS encoding tetratricopeptide repeat protein gives rise to the protein MILRSRRIWQFGVLVTSLFLVSSPNLAQTEVLNPVKVFYGYEDLLRMAEDKIIQETPAKAFDFLIKAKELNPDPDFRYYNLAARAHMKLGQIFDGIHAYEESIKKKKDQLDLVLYVADFYEKERKQKEALFYTKLYLEQKPNAKYRLYIAAILSRQLGLESDYESYIQILESDKTFVSEKEALQSSLQKNIKSKKWKEADDLSLRYLVYFPREEGMYETLILARRGRNSELLEQAYQWTATVFLNETRYFTRFGVYLQEKQRYLEALSLFRRGFYNLLKFYPDSDAGEILFLIRQSYANLGKDRDTLAIDSLVKDFQNQNKLTATELENHQYTYRKNREYLLFCIYWFSKRDVAKANEYRQKLKDRDTEFEESEFLRVMGVFSALPQDL